The segment acacacacacacacacacacacacacacacacacacatcccattCCTACACTTCATCTCGTCAGTGCTCCCTTGCTCACAGGTGTTCAGCCTGGCTGGACTTCATAAGCCCCCCTATCTGTTTCACGCTTCACTtgcaaacaaatattttaatggACAGGGGATGAGCGACACGGCTTAATTTCTGACAGGGTTACTCTGTGTCTAAAGCACCGCACTACACCCAGCGCTGAAGAAAACAGGCCTTTGAACACACTGAAGTGGGTTTAGATCTGTTGTGTGCAggaatgtactgtatgtgcttATACTTAACATTGCTAAGAAAACCTTTCCTGCGACGGAGGGAGggaaaatgtgagtgtgtagcAGAGTGGGCATGCAACAGtggattcatttctttgatgtgaacGTACAACATGCGTAATGTTCAGACATGCAAAGTGCAGAACTCACCTGTTAGTAATAACACCGAGCTCCAGTCCAGAAATGGCATTCCTCTGCATTCCATGGATTGTGCTTCACCAGGGGGGCTGGATAAACATGTGCGCATgtatgcacgcacgcacgcacgcacgcatacacacacacaatccctcttctctccaaGCAGACCCATGAAATCATACATAAGTGATCAATCACACTCAAAACAACCTCAGCCAATGAATACACAGGATGTAAGAGATTCCTGCTGATATGAAGATGCGATTTTTCAAACTCCCAGTGACGAGAACAGTTGCAGTCACAGAAACACTCTTGTCTGAAAACAGGACCATATAACAAGACGTACACTGTCCTTATGGTCTAAGAGTTTTcctgtctttattttaaaaaactgaatctaTAAATCAGAAAGCTGTTTTTTCATGTCACActatttgcaaaaaaaaccttCCTAGCAATAGGAAGTATCTacgtgtccttgagcaagacactgaaccccctAATAAGACATGCATTACACGGACAAAGTGTTTTGACGAAATAAAGCGCTTCATAAATGCAGCATGTTTGTAATTTCCGATATTTCCTTCACCGACTGCATTTTCTTTAATTCCATCTTTGTGTGCAAGTTTTCATCCTCCCACTCTCAGGGCTGCAGATGCTGAACCTGGCCCTCATTCCAAAACAGCAGGAGTTCAAGTCTCCCAGCTCATTAACACACAAAATTTACTCCCACCCCCAAAACCacattttttcttcttaaacacgcacacagaaaaacagagagagagagaaagacagagtttTCCATAATGACTTTATTAAATATATCGACTACTCTTTTGTTACAAACACGTGCATCGGTGGACACCAGCGCCATGGCAGAAAGGAAcagcacagaaaacaaagacaactgaAAAACAGATGAGCGACTGTGTGGTAAATCCTCATCTTCTTTAGTCCGTCATTACTGGTCCTGAGGattaacatgcaaacacacacagaaaccatgtGTCATGACGGGTCAGTGTGTCATAAACCTCAAACAAAATGACTCATCTCACCCTCTGTGCTCACCTTAACCACACGTCCGTGAATCAGGTACGGGGACCTGAACTCATGCTGGCAGTTGGCGTATCCCATGCCCAGTCCCAGACCTGAACCCAATGACACGGGCCACGTCCGACCtacgagaggggggggggaaaacattgcattttaaaaaagaaatctttaaagaaaagaacattgaTTTACTGGGATAACTTGATAAAGATCACTTACGTTTAAAGAAAAGGACGGAGAACACGATGCCCACACCAAGGCCAGTcactgcagggaggaggaaaaaagtaTGAGGAACTAGATCAAAATACACGTCCTAATGATTTGACTTAAATACTCAGGTAATGGGATCACGTCTGAATCAGGATGTAAACTGGCATAGATGTAAATCTGTTGTAATGAGGTCCGCAGGGGGGCCGCTATTACATTTGATGCAGGAGTTAGTAAATAGCAGCAAAGTTAGTATGACATTGCTCATTaggaaaagggagggagagaaaaagcagCAAGAGCTCAAACGTCCAAGAGAGGAAGAAACCATTGAAGGGGTGCGAGAGAGGGGGAACGGAGTTAAAAAGGAGCCAGGTCAGTATTCATGAGGCAGAGGGCAGGGGAGGTAATAGGTAAACACGTGCACATACATGCAGGTTAAGTGATGTCTTGACACCGTGGTCGAGTAAAAGGTTAGTCGGAGGCACAGAAGTTGCCTGGGCTGTTAGGAGTGCTGCGACCAGAGCGGGATCTCGAGgtggaatgtgtttgtgtgcttaaCTTCACCTCGCTGCAGGCCATACCGCACCCAACAGCACACCAGccagcacagaaaacacataaaaacaagtaTTTGGGCCCCTCCGAGTCTTAATTGGATTCAGAGCTATGCAGCATGACCTCTTTGCCTGAACCAGAACCTTCAAACTGTTTCCTATTACAAAATCTACACGTCAGACAGGACCACAAAAGCTCCTGTTCGTCCTCGTTATCACGGCACgtcgacaaaaaaaaaagaaatatcaccGTCCTCTGCATCCTTGTCGAGAAAACATTTAGTTCAAGTTGAGTTCCTCACTCTGTTAcagcctccctctgtctttgctCTCCAGCCAGAGCATTTTTGAAACCTACGGTTTTTCCACTGACTGAAATACAGTAAAAAGCACTGGCAAAATGTGAGGGTAGATCAACAtctcattttggcttcatttctctTCGTCTGGACATCTCCAAGGGGGATGGAttataacaaaaacatttgtgcTGGAGTAGAATGATTGTATAACCCACAGGCCTGAGAACGCACAATAAGTTCTGTAGAAGGATCCAGAGCCGGTTAACtacattgttatttttctcattaCCGACATTTTCTGCCAATGGCATCAATGACACATTCACTTGCGATCATCACGAGTTAGTGAATTATACTGCTGGCCTTTTTCTCCCTCAacattgctttttttaaatgattgtgaAAACACACTACTTTGTAAAACTCTGCTTGGAGGGGCCACTGTTGAGCTGAActttaatgaaagaaataatcTCACCAAACATTACTAAGACTAAATCAACATGGTGGTTTTAATTGCACTGTTCTACTTACAGGttacttttccattttttgcattttcagtCGACCGCTCGGCTGCAgactgaaatgtctcaacaacttGAAGGGGCACTGCCATGAAACTCTGTACAGACTTTGATTTTGGTGTGTTGCGTCACAATGGAGGGATTTGGGCTTTCTTTAAGTGAAATATCCAAACAACTATTTACTGTAGGTTCTTATTACTGACTCGTAAAACTAACGACCACTCACATCAAACTCAGCTGATCCTTGTGGTTATTGTTAAAAAGCTAATGATAGCATGCTAATGTACTGTACTTGTTAACATGGTGAACATTAAAGCCGCTACACATCGGCACGGTAACATTGTTACTGTGAGCAAGTTAATATTGAATTCAAAACACCACTGCATCAAATTAGAGCCTCACAACGGCTCCA is part of the Hippoglossus hippoglossus isolate fHipHip1 chromosome 5, fHipHip1.pri, whole genome shotgun sequence genome and harbors:
- the LOC117761863 gene encoding MICOS complex subunit Mic10-like → MAGEQGRKWDRCLADTAVKTVTGLGVGIVFSVLFFKRRTWPVSLGSGLGLGMGYANCQHEFRSPYLIHGRVVKDQ